In Coregonus clupeaformis isolate EN_2021a chromosome 15, ASM2061545v1, whole genome shotgun sequence, one genomic interval encodes:
- the LOC121583149 gene encoding putative uncharacterized protein DDB_G0286901 has protein sequence MSTPNVGNMVQFGTHTIIKFSQWSSPPPSTSSNQGRNNMISSNQGRNNMISSNQGRNNMISSNQGCNNVISSNQGCNNVISSNQGRNNVISSNQGRNNMISSNQGRNNMISSNQGCNNVISSNQGRNNMISSNQGCNNMISSNQGCNNVISSNQGCNNMISSNQCCNNMISNNQGCNNMISSNQGCNNMISSNQGCNNMISSNQGCNNVISSNQGCNNMISSNQGCNNMISSNQGCNNVISSNQGCNNVISSNQGRNNMISSNQGRNNMISSNQGCNNMISSNQGCNNVISSNQGCNNMISSNQGCNNMISNNQGCNNMISSNQGCNNMISSNQGCNNMISSNQGCNNVISSNQGCNNVISSNQGRNNMISSNQGRNNMISSNQGCNNMISSNQGCNNVISSNQGCNNVISSNQGCNTALPWAYPK, from the coding sequence ATGTCCACTCCCAATGTAGGAAatatggtgcaatttgggacacacacaataATCAAGTTCAGTCAGTGGTCATCACCACCACCTAGCACGTCAAGTAACCAAGGCCGTAATAATATGATATCAAGTAACCAAGGCCGTAATAATATGATATCAAGTAACCAAGGCCGTAATAACATGATATCAAGTAACCAAGGCTGTAATAACGTGATATCAAGTAACCAAGGCTGTAATAACGTGATATCAAGTAACCAAGGCCGTAATAACGTGATATCAAGTAACCAAGGCCGTAATAACATGATATCAAGTAACCAAGGCCGTAATAACATGATATCAAGTAACCAAGGCTGTAATAACGTGATATCAAGTAACCAAGGCCGTAATAACATGATATCAAGTAACCAAGGCTGTAATAACATGATATCAAGTAACCAAGGCTGTAATAATGTGATATCAAGTAACCAAGGCTGTAATAACATGATATCAAGTAAccaatgctgtaataacatgatATCAAATAACCAAGGCTGTAATAACATGATATCAAGTAACCAAGGCTGTAATAACATGATATCAAGTAACCAAGGCTGTAATAACATGATATCAAGTAACCAAGGCTGTAATAACGTGATATCAAGTAACCAAGGCTGTAATAACATGATATCAAGTAACCAAGGCTGTAATAACATGATATCAAGTAACCAAGGCTGTAATAACGTGATATCAAGTAACCAAGGCTGTAATAACGTGATATCAAGTAACCAAGGCCGTAATAACATGATATCAAGTAACCAAGGCCGTAATAACATGATATCAAGTAACCAAGGCTGTAATAACATGATATCAAGTAACCAAGGCTGTAATAACGTGATATCAAGTAACCAAGGCTGTAATAACATGATATCAAGTAACCAAGGCTGTAATAACATGATATCAAATAACCAAGGCTGTAATAACATGATATCAAGTAACCAAGGCTGTAATAACATGATATCAAGTAACCAAGGCTGTAATAACATGATATCAAGTAACCAAGGCTGTAATAACGTGATATCAAGTAACCAAGGCTGTAATAACGTGATATCAAGTAACCAAGGCCGTAATAACATGATATCAAGTAACCAAGGCCGTAATAACATGATATCAAGTAACCAAGGCTGTAATAACATGATATCAAGTAACCAAGGCTGTAATAACGTGATATCAAGTAACCAAGGCTGTAATAACGTGATATCAAGTAACCAAGGCTGTAACACGGCCTTACCCTGGGCCTATCCAAAGTAA